Within the Medicago truncatula cultivar Jemalong A17 chromosome 4, MtrunA17r5.0-ANR, whole genome shotgun sequence genome, the region tgacaaagactcttgagtctatcttcatatgttgttgatatgaggttaaaccctttgagttcttcttcagaagctttcagttccaatagagttgacttttgttgtttcatcaaatcaacatatttttcttttaaatctgtcaactcattggttctgtgttcaaacagtgataaaagttcttttagagaatcaacaagttcttgtctagggattttggaatatacctcattttcatcttctgaatctgattcagcttctgatactgcttctgatgatactgttgccactaaccccgtggctgccttagcatcatcatcagcttcttctttatcagaaccagattcactatccaaatcttcccaggtcgccatcaagctctttttgatttgctttctgaatttactggagttgaagcttgatttcttagatttgcctttaaacttctccttctgaagatcagggcaatcagcaatgaaatgaccaggcttcttacaattgaagcatcccttctgatcttctttcttggagttcttgtaactacctctcttgctcaaaaatttcttctgcttccttgccagatactcaagcttgttggacagcatagccatctttacagattgatcttcatcagaatctccatcaggtgattcttcttcagattcactggctttgtaggctttggaagattttgaggtctttcctttagatggtaaagcaatggatttactcttcttagaggtttcatgctcatttaaactcatttcatgcactttgagtgagctaacaagatcttcaacacttaaagtatttagatccttagcttcctcaatagcagttactttgggtctccatcttgaaggtaagcttctcaaaatcttactaacatgattagaagcaacatagcttttcttcagtatttgcaatccagaaactaaagtttgaaatcttgagtacatttcttctatactctcatcatccttcattctgaaaagttcatactgatgaactagcatcaaagctttagcctcttttactttcttgctgccttcaaagtttgcacatagagaagcaaacatagccttcgcagtagatttgtcactcatcttcatgtattcggtgcgaggtatagaagccacaatgattcctcttaccttgtggtgtttcttataaagcttcttctgagcaggagtatgtattcttctgtctatagcagctccttcttcatccaaatccagatcatcaactccatcttccagtatgtcccataactcttcatccaatcccatgataaagctgtacatattagttttccaccatgaaaactcttctggatctccattaaactttggagcttttccagagtctgttttcttgtcagcagtatcatagtcatgcttgacacttgtgtattttgtagtaactgattcctcatctccatacatgtttttctaatagatcttgaactgtaacacggttaagtgctgtgataacagagcaagctctgataccaattgaaggtgaaaaacacaagaaggggggttgaattgtgttttctttttctcttaaaaaatacttcttctgataaaacttcagaagcagtttgattgcttctgatgaaataatcagagtcagattgcagcggaaaagaacagagcagagaaaagaaagacaaagacacaagcagttatcctggttccttccacaacacggaagtagtccagtcccccttgcacttccaaggagatttcactataatcacaaagattactactgctcaatactttctaagtatgagacttcacaaaaatgctcaagcacacacgcaagagtcttccaatgctcaagcactaagcaagagacttctaatgctcaagcacgcaggcaagagaattctaatcaaacaaaaatacagagaattgagtttgaattgaacacttgatatacaatcagtggtgttcacaatacaatacagaaaagactctagactttgaatttctaagatgtatcaaatcagtgcagaaattcagtgtgctttgtataatcaaattgacagagttttggcgcttttgaacttatgtatctctctatttaatcttcaagtcttcactcctttatatagaggcgtgaaagagacgttgagataatcagcacgtctaaagagtcgtttgaaatcctttgattatccaccagtgatcctttgcctgatttgggtgtagtcctttgaagaataagcttcaaattcattcccatcttgagtgtacaaattctgcaggcatggctgttgttttgtcttgtagcgtagacagaaaacagagtagtggaggtagtggttgtacacttgtactttgtcaactctattaacgagagacaagtgctcagtgctatccatatatccgttgatacctccctttcaattcttcgttcttcttggataagactgaattgagaatcagctactttgaatcttcagtttgattaaaggatcaaacgtagcttctggtgaagatattgcttctgatgaaaacttttgcttctgaagaccttctgcttctgatgacgtcattacttcagaagcacttcagcttcaggagcagttttcttcagatgctcagaatttcttttacattccattgttcttccaagacctattgaaataacttgagtagcctttggtcctgtacacttgaacaattattagtaataaccaagtgacaatttttaataccttgttatcatcaaaacttaataaggttcattgtgaaacacattttgttccaacatgttTCACTCATGCCACAATCTGAAACACACAAAGAAGCTTCTAAGTCAAGCACCCGTCTTTGAACCAAATTAGCTTTAGTAGGCTTTGTTCcattattatacccttatttgttgaattttattcaacttaactactccgctaattacaattaataaggatattttagtaaataatattacttttaccattgaaatcaatacaattaatcattttcttaaaaattatgcACAAATCTTAAATTACTATTATTTCGAGACGGAGGGATTATGTGTTGGTTTTGTGACCACCTAAGTATTTACATCGGTCGTATATCaaaaagaaagtttttttttttttagtaaaaatgaGAAATACTTGGTTGGTCgtaactttaaataaaaattatttggacGCACACGCAAAAAACACAtgcaatttaattatatattttgtaaaatcatttaaaaGTTGGTTGAATAGTGACTTTGATGCTAAAAAAAACAGTTGTAGAGTTGGAAGCTTTAAATTTTAGCTTCAAGTTTGAATCGGTGCTAGATGTATAATTAATTCTACTCGAGGACATTTAAACATGTCAGAAACTCAATTATGCACTTCTAGAATCAAATTTACCTACTCCAGAAGTGAAACCAAAcagtattttttttccattggcTTCGTAATGAAATATGCTATGCTGCATTGCATCCATTAGCGATCTCAAATGAAGTAACTTGTAGGTATagttgaaaaatgataaaattgttttgaatttatGGATCATACTCTATTACTTACCATTTGATTTTTTGGATTAATATTCTTTGTTTCCGTAAAGTCATAATGGTGAATTTGGTATTCTCTATATATGTATACGAACAATCTATGTATGCAGATGCAGTCTGCCAAGTTGATTGGCCAAAAGATCAGTTGCTAGATGTTTGACGACTCGACTCTGATGATGAGAGCATACAATGGTTAATCAAGGGAGAAATCATGAGTTATTAAGCGGGAAATCTAAACCTGCGATGAACTTTAGGTTATAAAGCTGTCAATATCATCAATCGTCGTAGGAAGTTTTGCATCGGAAGGTGATCTCTTCATATTGTTCCTCCaccttcaaaataaataaacaaataagaaGTTGAATGACTTCAAAGTGtttttatactttatttttttgaaaaaacttaaatttataTGTTGTTCCTACTTGGCATGATAGTAACTCCTTCATGTCTATACTATACTACTGTTTCAATATAGTGAAGggtgataaaaataattgaatttcttAGATGAAATTAGAGTTTTTGATAACCTCATTCCTcactatatatgttttttatctCTTGCTTTTGTTCTTAGTATGATGAAAAGTTTCTGACAAGGTTAGCATTTGTGGTGAAAATATCAGCTGGAAGACGAGTACCAAAATGGTATGATATGatatttacattaaaaaatgttatgaCAGTCTTTTACAATTAGTGGATCAACGTGGACCTTAACCTTTTTTGGAAGATCTCCATGTTTGTTATggaattaaaaatcaatttgaagAATCAAACAGCTATAAGATGCCAAAGAATGCAGAGATCTTGAATATGAGTAAAACTCCATAGCATTTCAGAGTTAGATTACAAAAAACCATTGCAAAAAAACGTGCTTTATTATCAGCCGTACGTAGGTTTACCACTAAAATGACTAAACTTCCTCTTTTTTATTGAGTCTTCTGTTTAGCTTTCTGTACCCAAACTTTCATCATCGATAGTCATCTGATCATCTTCCTGGTCATTATCATCTTCCTCGTCATGGTCGGTTAACAACTCATCCCCAAGAACATCAGTTGCAAAATCGACTCCTTCATAGGCCTTTGGTGTTGCCTTTGCCTTACTGTCAAAAGGACAAAACTGCAAAATGAACAACAATAATTAGATGTTGTGGAGAATGGGTATGACTCATGAGTTTGCAACTGTGCTTAGTACACGCGTGCGCGCACACCGACTCAAAGTGCCAGGGTAATCACCTCTTGGAATAAGGTAATCAGAGATCGAACGGCTACTGAATTTGCCTTCTCATGTGATTTCTCGTATAGGTCAAGGTCTTGTAGCAAGTCATCATTCATTAACTACAtaccaaaatcaaataatcaaataGTTCCAAGGAAAGGGAATATGAGTTAATGAGGAAGGGAAGTAGTCCCATTCCAAAATTGGGGCATACCAGAAGCCACCTAAACAAGGACAAGGTACATAAAGATGACCAACCTACCTACCAATTAAGAACCACTAGTAGGAAATAAACACAGATACTTAATGTTGTTTGATGCCCggatatattttatcaaaacatgAATCATTAAATGCagatatttcaaaatgaataGTAGATTGCAGTAGTTACCATTGGCATGCGGATGCATATCTCCCGGACAGCGTTTAGTCCAATAGTGATGGCCTAAAAATATCAACCAAACTCATCAACGTATCAAAGTTGAATGCTACTATCAtgggaaaaaaattatagcaataTAGAATGTTAATATGACAGGAGAATTTTGTTTACCTCTGGACGTGAGCGGTCATTTACAAACTGATTTACTATTTGTATGAGCAAGGGCTTGACAACATCACAAGGAACCTGCATCCAAATAAAAGCTTGAATGAGCTAGGATACAAAAAGGAAAGAGAACAGACTTCTATAAATCTattgaaaaatcaatatttgaaggaaaaaactaGGAATCATAAAAACAGGCTTTAATGAAGATGAACCACAAACACACTATACCTTATCATGGCAAGCTTGAACCACTGCTGGAAGCAAATTTATAATGTCTGGTTGATGCGGCTGATAGCATAGTATAATGCATACATCACAAATGGTCAGACTTAAGTTATTATGCAGAATACCGAATTTCACctattttatcaattaaaatacCTGGATATATTTCCGAACAAAAGGGTAAAAGTCCAACAGCGTTAACTGGTGAAGTCCAATTACTCGAGCAATCaatttcaacatcatcatcttaaCCTAAAATATACACATGGTAATTGCATAAACTAGTAAATATGTAATATTGAATAACCATGAGCAGATATGAAAAGAATTGCAAGTCTTCTTTTATAACATTATACAGAAATGCTTATTTGATATTGAGTAATAATTCACCTCAGATCCTTCTTTAAAGTGCTGAAGACGAGAGAACAGCCTCTCTGCAAAACTCTGCAGACCATATGGGATTGAATGTTGATGATCCAAAACCAaaatccaaaaccaaaatgaaactACGGTAACGATCACAAACCTGTTTATCTGTCAGATGGTTTAGTGGTGAATCAACACCGCTGTCTGAATCATAATGATCTTTGTCATTCTCAATCATCGGCTCCTTATTCTTGAGCAGAGATGATAATGCCACTGTCATGATCCTTAGAGATacaaatacataatcataatatttagGGCAAGACTTTAAAACATTTATCCAgcaaaagaaacaaatgaaagaaattataCCCCAATGTTTCATGGAAAGAGGCGGTGCAAATTGCATTTGCTGTTTTTTCATCAAACCACACTTCCCTCTTGTAAAGCTTCCACAGAATCACAAGCACTCTCA harbors:
- the LOC11433920 gene encoding protein SDA1 homolog isoform X2, whose amino-acid sequence is MSNNSREAPELTAASGDGGGLSEKLLNLRRLQSKMERSPYDYMSELFDIQSEFNSSLQLFYQHAAIKILPIDRDLVNVASDPISLAENLAETASFLGRVAIYYPERFALNDFPSRLFHLLCNSCRQIPSNPRFKLAHALTLVFRSVCIDQSLSLFMELQTLGDEKLTKLASNHIFQSIWDIRPNQHRTRKLQTLMFNMLLEAKDAVAMRVLVILWKLYKREVWFDEKTANAICTASFHETLGIMTVALSSLLKNKEPMIENDKDHYDSDSGVDSPLNHLTDKQSFAERLFSRLQHFKEGSEVKMMMLKLIARVIGLHQLTLLDFYPFVRKYIQPHQPDIINLLPAVVQACHDKVPCDVVKPLLIQIVNQFVNDRSRPEAITIGLNAVREICIRMPMFCPFDSKAKATPKAYEGVDFATDVLGDELLTDHDEEDDNDQEDDQMTIDDESLGTES
- the LOC11433920 gene encoding protein SDA1 homolog isoform X1, whose protein sequence is MSNNSREAPELTAASGDGGGLSEKLLNLRRLQSKMERSPYDYMSELFDIQSEFNSSLQLFYQHAAIKILPIDRDLVNVASDPISLAENLAETASFLGRVAIYYPERFALNDFPSRLFHLLCNSCRQIPSNPRFKLAHALTLVFRSVCIDQSLSLFMELQTLGDEKLTKLASNHIFQSIWDIRPNQHRTRKLQTLMFNMLLEAKDAVAMRVLVILWKLYKREVWFDEKTANAICTASFHETLGIMTVALSSLLKNKEPMIENDKDHYDSDSGVDSPLNHLTDKQSFAERLFSRLQHFKEGSEVKMMMLKLIARVIGLHQLTLLDFYPFVRKYIQPHQPDIINLLPAVVQACHDKVPCDVVKPLLIQIVNQFVNDRSRPEAITIGLNAVREICIRMPMLMNDDLLQDLDLYEKSHEKANSVAVRSLITLFQEFCPFDSKAKATPKAYEGVDFATDVLGDELLTDHDEEDDNDQEDDQMTIDDESLGTES